One Mycolicibacterium crocinum DNA window includes the following coding sequences:
- a CDS encoding cytochrome P450, with product MKQRVHWLVMHGVIRAAASVAARRGDPQARMAFDPSVRTDPVSFFDEMRPQGPMIPTRLGYLTLDHAVSHELLRSDDFRVIILGGNLPKPLQWVERRTRDDLLHPLRPPSLLAVEPPEHTRYRKTVSSVFTSRAVAALRDRVEETAADLLDGLSDGPRIVDIVERYCSQLPVAIIGDILGVPDADRPRILEFGELAAPSLDVGLTWSQYQRVQKGLAGFNRWLSTHLRDLREHPGDDLMSQLIAASEDGRQLDETELQGVAGLVLAAGFETTVNLLGNGIRLLLNSPDQLTRLRDDPSLWPNAVEEILRLESPVQLSARIALRDTEVAGATVRAGEMVAIYLAAANRDPAVFDDPHRFDVGRPNAGKHLAFSGGRHFCLGAALARAEGEVGLRRFFTHFPEAQLAGLGSRRDTRVLRGWAELPVSLGAPGLIPSRD from the coding sequence ATGAAGCAGCGGGTGCACTGGTTGGTGATGCACGGCGTGATCCGAGCGGCGGCCAGCGTGGCGGCCCGACGCGGCGACCCACAGGCCCGCATGGCGTTCGACCCGTCGGTGCGCACCGACCCGGTCTCGTTCTTCGACGAGATGCGCCCGCAAGGCCCGATGATCCCCACCCGGTTGGGTTATCTCACCCTCGACCACGCCGTATCGCACGAGCTGCTGCGGTCCGACGACTTCCGGGTGATCATCCTGGGCGGCAATCTGCCCAAACCGCTGCAGTGGGTGGAGCGGCGCACCCGCGACGATCTGCTGCATCCCCTGCGTCCGCCGTCGCTGCTGGCCGTCGAGCCCCCGGAGCACACCCGCTACCGCAAGACCGTCTCGTCGGTGTTCACCTCGCGGGCGGTGGCCGCGCTGCGCGACCGAGTCGAGGAGACTGCCGCGGACCTGCTCGACGGCTTGTCCGATGGACCTCGGATCGTCGACATCGTAGAGCGGTACTGCTCGCAACTGCCCGTCGCGATCATCGGCGACATCCTCGGTGTGCCGGACGCCGACCGGCCGCGCATCCTGGAGTTCGGTGAGCTCGCCGCCCCGAGCCTGGACGTCGGGTTGACCTGGTCGCAATACCAGCGGGTACAGAAGGGCCTGGCCGGCTTCAACCGGTGGCTGTCCACACATCTGCGCGACCTGCGCGAGCACCCCGGCGACGATCTGATGAGCCAACTGATCGCCGCGTCGGAAGACGGTAGGCAGCTCGACGAAACCGAGCTGCAGGGCGTCGCCGGTCTGGTGCTGGCCGCCGGGTTCGAGACCACAGTGAACCTGCTGGGCAACGGAATTCGGTTGCTGCTGAACTCCCCCGATCAGCTAACCCGGCTGCGCGACGATCCGTCGCTGTGGCCGAACGCCGTCGAGGAGATCCTTCGCCTGGAGTCACCGGTGCAGTTGTCGGCGCGGATCGCCCTGCGCGACACCGAGGTGGCGGGTGCCACCGTGCGGGCCGGGGAGATGGTGGCGATCTATCTGGCCGCCGCCAACCGCGACCCGGCGGTGTTCGACGACCCGCACCGCTTCGACGTCGGCCGGCCGAATGCCGGTAAGCACCTTGCCTTTTCCGGGGGCAGGCACTTCTGCCTCGGGGCGGCCCTGGCGCGGGCCGAGGGTGAGGTCGGCCTGCGCCGGTTCTTCACCCACTTCCCCGAGGCGCAACTGGCCGGCCTCGGCAGCCGCCGCGACACTCGTGTGCTGCGGGGCTGGGCCGAGCTACCGGTCAGCCTCGGCGCGCCCGGTCTGATCCCCTCGCGCGACTGA
- a CDS encoding glycosyltransferase, with translation MRVAQVANFYGPRSGGLRTAVDRLGAEYCAAGHEVFLIVPGSTATHTALSSGVTRITVPARQIPFTAGYRAVMPAPVTALLERLAPDAIEVSDRFTLRSLGGWGARQGVTTVMISHERLDRLTGQVMPKRLARWIADTANRRTAANYDTVLCTTSFAREEFDRIGATNVMTVPLGVDLDTFHPNRFCAHTRNRWAAPGQVLLVHCGRLSVEKRADRSIDALAALRDSGVDARLVIAGDGPMRARLQRQAARLPVDFTGFIDSRSAVATLLASADVALAPGPHETFGLAALEALACGTPAVVSRTSALTEILTSDSGACADNDPHAIAAAVAGVMDRPEQQRRYCARRRAETFTWPRSAAGMLAALSGLGHGGDGNAVN, from the coding sequence ATGAGGGTCGCGCAGGTCGCGAACTTCTACGGCCCCCGGTCCGGTGGCCTGCGCACGGCGGTCGACCGGCTGGGCGCGGAGTACTGCGCGGCCGGGCACGAGGTCTTTCTGATCGTGCCCGGGTCCACGGCCACCCATACCGCGTTGTCCAGCGGGGTCACCCGAATCACAGTGCCCGCCAGGCAGATTCCGTTCACGGCCGGCTATCGCGCGGTGATGCCCGCGCCGGTGACCGCACTGCTGGAGCGGTTGGCGCCCGATGCCATCGAGGTGTCGGACCGGTTCACCCTGCGTTCGCTGGGCGGATGGGGTGCACGTCAAGGGGTGACCACGGTGATGATCTCCCATGAGCGGCTGGATCGGTTGACCGGACAGGTCATGCCCAAGCGGCTGGCGCGGTGGATCGCCGACACGGCAAATCGCCGGACCGCGGCGAACTACGACACGGTGTTGTGTACCACCAGCTTTGCCCGCGAAGAGTTCGACCGCATCGGCGCCACCAACGTGATGACCGTGCCGCTGGGCGTGGACCTGGACACGTTTCACCCGAACCGGTTCTGCGCGCACACTCGCAACCGTTGGGCCGCTCCGGGCCAGGTGCTGCTGGTGCACTGCGGCCGGCTGTCGGTTGAGAAGCGCGCCGACCGCAGCATCGATGCGCTTGCCGCACTTCGTGATTCGGGCGTAGACGCACGACTGGTGATCGCCGGTGACGGGCCGATGCGGGCACGACTGCAGCGACAGGCGGCGCGGCTGCCGGTAGATTTCACCGGCTTCATCGACTCACGCAGCGCCGTTGCCACCCTGCTGGCCTCCGCGGATGTCGCATTGGCGCCCGGCCCGCACGAGACCTTCGGCCTGGCCGCGCTCGAGGCGCTGGCCTGTGGCACACCGGCAGTCGTGTCGCGCACCTCCGCACTGACCGAGATCCTGACCTCCGACAGCGGCGCGTGTGCCGACAACGACCCGCACGCAATCGCCGCGGCCGTCGCCGGTGTCATGGACCGTCCGGAGCAGCAGCGGCGGTATTGCGCCCGGCGGCGGGCCGAAACCTTCACCTGGCCCCGTTCGGCGGCGGGCATGCTGGCGGCGCTGAGCGGTTTGGGTCACGGCGGCGACGGGAACGCCGTCAATTGA